The genomic window TCACCCGCCTTGTTGCGCAATTGCGTACTGGAGCGGGTGATTCAGCATTCTAGAGATAGTTTCGTAGGGTGGGCAAAGGCGCTCTTGCGCCGTGCCCACCATTGTCGACCGCGATTTCAAGTGGTGGGCACGCTTCGCTTTGCCCACCCTACGGCACTGCGGCGTGCGGCAGCTTACGCCACCGCTTCCTTGGCCTTCTCCGCGCGCTTGCGCTCGTTCGGGTCGAGGTGCTTCTTGCGCAGGCGGATCGATTTCGGCGTGACCTCGACGAGCTCGTCGTCCTCGATATAGGCGAGCGCCTTTTCCAGGGTCATGCGGATCGGCGGGGTCAGGCGCACCGCTTCGTCCTTGGATGTCGTGCGGATATTGGTGAGCTGCTTGCCCTTGAGCACGTTGATCTCGAGATCGTTGTCGCGGGTGTGCTCGCCGACGATCATGCCGCGATAGACCTTCCAGCCCGGCTCGATCATCATCGGGCCGCGGTCTTCCAGCTTGAACATGGCGTAGGCCACGGCATCGCCCTGATCGTTGGAGATCAGGACACCATTGCGGCGGCCCTGGATCTCGCCCTTGTACGGGGCATAGCCGTGGAACAGGCGGTTCATGATCGCGGTGCCGCGGGTGTCGGTGAGCAACTCGCCCTGATAGCCGATCAGGCCGCGGGTCGGCGCGTAGAACACCAGGCGCTGGCGGTTGCCGCCCGACGGCTTCATCTCGATCAACTCGGCCTTGCGCTCACTCATCTTCTGCACGACGACGCCGGAATGCTCCTCGTCGACGTCGATCACGACCTCCTCGATCGGCTCCATGGTGGCGCCGGTCGCTTCGTCCTTCTGGAACACGACGCGCGGGCGCGACACCGAGAGTTCGAAACCCTCGCGGCGCATGGTCTCGATCAGGATCGCAAGCTGTAATTCGCCGCGGCCCGAGACTTCCATCGCGTCCTTGTCGGCGGATTCGACGACGCGTAGCGCGACATTGCCCTCGGCTTCGCGCAAGAGACGGTCGCGGATCATGCGGCTCGTCACCTTATCGCCTTCGGTGCCGGCGAGCGGAGAGTTGTTGACGATGAAGGACATCGACACGGTCGGCGGATCGATCGGCTGCGCCGGCAGCGGCACTTCGACGGTCGGATCGCAGAAGGTGTCGGCAACGGTGCCCTTGGTCAGACCCGCAATCGCGACGATGTCGCCGGCTTCGGCTTCATCGAGCGGGGTACGCTCAAGACCACGGAACGCCAGGATCTTGGTGATGCGCCCGGATTCGACCAGCTTGCCGTCGGCGTTGAGCACCTTGACCTGCTGGTTCGGCTTCAGCACGCCGGAAGAAATGCGGCCGGTGATGATGCGGCCGAGATAGGGGTTGGCCTCCAGGATGGTGCCGATCATCTTGAACGGACCTTCCTCGACCTTCGGCGGCGCGACGTGGCGCAGGATCAGGTCGAACAGCGGCTCCATGCCCTTGTCCTTCGGACCCTCGGGGCTCTCGGCCATCCAGCCCTGCTTGGCCGACCCGTAGAGGATCGGGAAGTCGAGCTGCTCCTCGCTGGCATCGAGCGCCGCGAACAGGTCGAACACCTCGTTGATGACCTCGGTCGGGCGCGCGTCGGGACGGTCGACCTTGTTGATGACGACGATCGGCTTCAGGCCGACCTTGAGCGCCTTGGAGACCACGAACTTGGTCTGCGGCAGCGGGCCTTCGGCGGCGTCCACCAGCACCAGCGCGCCGTCCACCATGTTCAGGATGCGCTCGACCTCACCGCCGAAATCGGCGTGGCCGGGGGTGTCGACGATGTTGACGCGGGTGTCCTTCCACTGCACCGAGGCCGCCTTGGCCAGGATGGTGATGCCGCGCTCGCGCTCCAGATCGTTGGAGTCCATGGCGCGTTCGGTCACCTTCTGGTTCTCGCGGAACGTGCCGGACTGCTGCAGGAGGCGGTCGACCAGGGTCGTCTTGCCGTGGTCGACGTGGGCGATGATGGCGACGTTGCGGAGGTTCATGAGTGAGCTTCTTTGCGTTCGAACAATGGGTTAAGCGCGATCTCGCCGGTCGGACCGGGACCTCTTCTCGAAACAACGCTGGAAGACTGGAAACGGGCGCTCGCCGCCCAAAAAGGAAGCCCGGCCATATCAGACCGGGCGCCCTACGCGTTGCGGCGCAATATATGCAAAAAACGCCAAAAAACAATGTGTTCTTTGGCCGTTGGTTGACTGAATTTTGTCCGGGAATCTCCGGGGGTTAGGGCTGGGTCCCAGGGTGGGCGGGGGCCTTTCGCCCCCTGATGGCCGCCCAGATCAGGACGACGCCTCCGATGCCGACGACCAGTCCCAGGAAGACCAGCGGCGCGATGTCCGAGTCGATCTTGCCCCCGTCGATCACCGAAGCTCCGCCGAAGAGCAAGGCGCAGAGACCCGGAAGCAGCAGGATCACCCCTGAAATCACCATGAACGCGGTGAGGCAGCCGCTGCGTGGCTCAACGGGCGTCGGGACGGGGGGCAGAACCGGTGGTGGCGTATCGCTCATCGTGGTGCCTCCTCGCCCTGCCTTGCCTCGCGATAGGTCTGCCCTTCGAGCCCGGCGCGGATACGACCGATTGCGCCGTTGCGGTAGAACAGATTGTAGGTGTCGAACGGAATGATCGCCCCCTGCTCCGTCACGAAATGGATGCAGCTGCGCTTGACGTTGCCGACGCAGAAATTGAAGCGATCGAGAAACTGCACGATGGTGACGCGGAAGACGTTCTCGTAGGTGAGGCCTTGCGGCACCTCGAAGCTCGGCAGGCAGCACAAGAGTTCGCAGACCCGCTCGCTGGTGTTCAGCGGCCCCGAGGACAGCGAGAACAGATCGACGAATTTCTCCCGCAGCATCGGATATTTCTCCGGGCTTATCGTGTTCGGCATCACGGCGACGAGCTGCTCCTGCTGTAACAGCGAGGTCAGCGGCAGCACCTTCTCGCCGTTGCGCAGGCCATAGCCGATCGAGATGCTTTCGGGGTTGCAGGGCAGTGGGATCATGTCCTTGTCGCCGAACACGCGGGTCTCGACGACGCGCTTGCGGATCTCCGACAGCATGATGCGATCGGTATTCTTGTCGAAATTCTCGTTGCGACCGGCGTCCTGCACCGGTTGCAGCGTGACGCCGCGCACGCATGTCCAGGTGAGCGCGTGACGAACGATGTCGCCGATCTCGGCATCGTTGACGCCGCGCTTGATGGTCGCGACCAGCGTGGTCGAGATGCCGTAATGCTCGAGATTCTCCAGCGCCTGTTGGCGGATTTTTCGCAGGTCCGCGCCGCGCAGATTGATCAGCGCATCGCGCTGCAGTGAATCGAACTGGAGATAGACCTCCAGCCCGCGCTTGCTCTCGGCGAGCCGCGCCACGAAATCCTTCTCGCGGGCGATGCGCAGGCCGTTGGTGTTGATCATGACGTGGCGGATCGGGCGGGCGCGCACGGCCTCCAGGATCTCGAAGAAATCCGGGTGCAGCGTCGGCTCGCCGCCGGAGATCTGCACCAGGTCGGGTTCGCCTTCGCTGGCGACCAGCGCGTCCAGCATCTTCTCGACCGTCGCGAGCGGGGTGAATTTCGTCCGCGCGGGCGAGGAGTCGGCGAAGCACACCGGGCAGGTGAGATTGCAGTGCTCGGTGATCTCGATCAGTGCTAGGCAGGAATGCTGCTCGTGGTCGGCGCACAGGCCGCAATCATAGGGGCAGCCGAATTCCGTGCGCTGCTGGAATTGCAGGGGCCGATCGCCGGGCTTGATGAAGTCCTTGCACAGACGCCAATAGGCAGC from Bradyrhizobium zhanjiangense includes these protein-coding regions:
- the typA gene encoding translational GTPase TypA; the protein is MNLRNVAIIAHVDHGKTTLVDRLLQQSGTFRENQKVTERAMDSNDLERERGITILAKAASVQWKDTRVNIVDTPGHADFGGEVERILNMVDGALVLVDAAEGPLPQTKFVVSKALKVGLKPIVVINKVDRPDARPTEVINEVFDLFAALDASEEQLDFPILYGSAKQGWMAESPEGPKDKGMEPLFDLILRHVAPPKVEEGPFKMIGTILEANPYLGRIITGRISSGVLKPNQQVKVLNADGKLVESGRITKILAFRGLERTPLDEAEAGDIVAIAGLTKGTVADTFCDPTVEVPLPAQPIDPPTVSMSFIVNNSPLAGTEGDKVTSRMIRDRLLREAEGNVALRVVESADKDAMEVSGRGELQLAILIETMRREGFELSVSRPRVVFQKDEATGATMEPIEEVVIDVDEEHSGVVVQKMSERKAELIEMKPSGGNRQRLVFYAPTRGLIGYQGELLTDTRGTAIMNRLFHGYAPYKGEIQGRRNGVLISNDQGDAVAYAMFKLEDRGPMMIEPGWKVYRGMIVGEHTRDNDLEINVLKGKQLTNIRTTSKDEAVRLTPPIRMTLEKALAYIEDDELVEVTPKSIRLRKKHLDPNERKRAEKAKEAVA
- a CDS encoding radical SAM protein, producing MNAPLRKSRPYIFWGQTQSLCETCLELVPTKIQILGNEVWYEKRCKQHGVQSTLVSTDAAYWRLCKDFIKPGDRPLQFQQRTEFGCPYDCGLCADHEQHSCLALIEITEHCNLTCPVCFADSSPARTKFTPLATVEKMLDALVASEGEPDLVQISGGEPTLHPDFFEILEAVRARPIRHVMINTNGLRIAREKDFVARLAESKRGLEVYLQFDSLQRDALINLRGADLRKIRQQALENLEHYGISTTLVATIKRGVNDAEIGDIVRHALTWTCVRGVTLQPVQDAGRNENFDKNTDRIMLSEIRKRVVETRVFGDKDMIPLPCNPESISIGYGLRNGEKVLPLTSLLQQEQLVAVMPNTISPEKYPMLREKFVDLFSLSSGPLNTSERVCELLCCLPSFEVPQGLTYENVFRVTIVQFLDRFNFCVGNVKRSCIHFVTEQGAIIPFDTYNLFYRNGAIGRIRAGLEGQTYREARQGEEAPR